One region of Oncorhynchus keta strain PuntledgeMale-10-30-2019 unplaced genomic scaffold, Oket_V2 Un_contig_3330_pilon_pilon, whole genome shotgun sequence genomic DNA includes:
- the rpl37a gene encoding 60S ribosomal protein L37a isoform X1, whose product MAKRTKKVGIVGKYGTRYGASLRKMVKKIEISQHAKYTCSFCGKVRSTPLTYTASIPAPSVARYSLQPVHLLLLWQGTVYSQYTCSFCGKTKMKRRAVGIWHCGSCMKTVAGGAWTYNTTSAVTVKSAIRRLKELKDQ is encoded by the exons GCCAAGCGCACCAAGAAGGTGGGGATCGTGGGTAAATACGGCACGCGTTACGGCGCGTCGCTCAGGAAGATGGTGAAGAAGATTGAGATCAGCCAGCACGCCAAGTACACCTGCTCCTTCTGTGGCAAGGTACGGTCCACACCTCTAACATATACAGCCAGTATACCTGCTCCTTCTGTGGCAAG GTACAGTCTACAGCCAGTACACCTGCTCCTTCTGTGGCAAGGTACAGTCTACAGCCAGTACACCTGCTCCTTCTGTGGCAAG ACTAAGATGAAGAGGAGGGCAGTTGGTATCTGGCACTGTGGGTCCTGCATGAAGACTGTTGCTGGAGGCGCCTGGACATACAA CACGACGTCTGCAGTCACGGTGAAGTCGGCCATCAGGAGACTGAAGGAGCTGAAagaccagtag
- the rpl37a gene encoding 60S ribosomal protein L37a isoform X2 — translation MAKRTKKVGIVGKYGTRYGASLRKMVKKIEISQHAKYTCSFCGKTKMKRRAVGIWHCGSCMKTVAGGAWTYNTTSAVTVKSAIRRLKELKDQ, via the exons GCCAAGCGCACCAAGAAGGTGGGGATCGTGGGTAAATACGGCACGCGTTACGGCGCGTCGCTCAGGAAGATGGTGAAGAAGATTGAGATCAGCCAGCACGCCAAGTACACCTGCTCCTTCTGTGGCAAG ACTAAGATGAAGAGGAGGGCAGTTGGTATCTGGCACTGTGGGTCCTGCATGAAGACTGTTGCTGGAGGCGCCTGGACATACAA CACGACGTCTGCAGTCACGGTGAAGTCGGCCATCAGGAGACTGAAGGAGCTGAAagaccagtag